The Stackebrandtia nassauensis DSM 44728 genome includes the window CAGCGTGTGGATCTGGTGCCGCAGCGGTACCTTCCCGGCGACCTCGGCGGTGGCGCAGGTCGGGTCCAGCGAGGGTGCGCAGGACATGTTGAACAGTCCCGCGTCCAGCATGGTGAACACGCCGAAGGCGACCACGCAGGCCCAGCCCAGCCACGGCCGCCGCCGCAGCGCCCACAACCCCGCGACGCAAGCCGCCGCACCCGCGACCAGGTCACCGATCCGAAACGCCAGCGACCCGGGCTGATCGGAGGCGGCCAGCTCGCTGGCGTAGGACACGACGGGGCCCAGTCCCGGGTTGACCCAGCCGCCCAGCAACCAGCTCGCGTACACGACTCCCGAGGCAAGCAACGCGATGGCCACGACCCGAGTCCCAACGCTCGACCCGTGTGGCTCGTCGGCCTGGAGTGGGCCGGCCGCCGCGGGGCGGCTTGCCCCAGACGGGGGGTGGCCGTCCGCGCTCTGACGGCTCGCGTCGGCTTGCCGCGGGGCGACTGGCTCGGGGTGGGCGGCTGTGCCTGGCCCCGGCCCAGAGCCAGAGCCAGAGTCAGAGCCGGGCCCAAGCTCGGGGTGGGTGGCTGTGCCTTGCCCAGGGCCAGCGTCGGCGCCAAGCTCAAGCCCAGGCTCCGAGCCAAGGCCAGCGTCAGGCTCAAGGCCAAGCTCAGAGCCGGAGCCGGGCCCAAGCTCAGGCTCCGAGCCAGGACCAGCGTCGAAGCCAAGCTCAGGGCCGGGGCCAGCGTCGGAGGCAGGCTCGCGCCCGAGCTCGGGGTCGGGGGCGCGCGGGTCGGGTGGTGGGGTGGCGGTCATGGCTGGTCCACTGTGGGTTTCACCAGCGGGAAGGGCAGCGTTTGTCGGATGCCGTTGCCGGTCAGCAGCATGACGAGCCGGTCGACGCCGATGCCGAGGCCGCCCGTGGGGGGCATCGCGTATTCGAGCGCGGCCAGGAAGTCCTCGTCGAGCTCCATTGCCTCCGGGTCGCCGCCCGCTGCCAGTAGCGACTGTTCGGTGAGGCGGCGGCGCTGCTCGACGGGGTCGATCAGTTCGGAGTAGGCCGTGCCGATCTCGGTGCCGAACGCGACCAGGTCCCAGCGTTCCGCCAGGCGCGGGTCGGTGCGGTGTTGGCGGGTGAGCGGGGAGACCGAGGTGGGGAAGTCGCTGTAGAACGTTGGGGCGGTGGTGGCGTGTTCTACCAGGCGCTCGTACATCTCGAGGACGATGGCGCCCTCGTCCCATTGTGGATCTAGGGGGATGTCGGCCGCCTCGCACAGCTGACGGAGCTTGTCGCGGGGTGTGCCCGGGTCGATGTGCTCGCCGAGGGCGGTGGAGATGGCTTGGTGGATCGGGATGACGGGCCAGTCGGCGGCCAGGTCGATCTCGTGGTCGTCGCGGGTGATGACCGTGGTATCGAAGGCCGCGACGGCGGCTTGGCGGACCAGTCGCATCGTGAGCTCGCGCATCGTGTTGTAGTCCGCGTAGGACTGGTACGCCTCCAGCATCGTGAACTCGGGGTTGTGCTTGAACGAGACGCCCTCGTTGCGGAACGTCCGGCCGAGTTCGAAGACCTTCTCGACGCCGCCGACGCACAGTCGCTTGAGGTACAACTCGGGCGCGATGCGCAGGTACAGCCGCATGTCGTACGCGTTGATGTGGGTGACGAACGGACGGGCGTTGGCCCCGCCGTGGATCGCCTGCAGGATCGGGGTCTCGACCTCCAGGTACCCGTCGTCGTGCAGGCCGGTCCGCAGTGAGTGGATGACGGCGCCGCGGGCTCGCAGGTCGGTGCGGGCCTGGGGGCTGACGATGAGGTCGAGGTGACGCTGCCGCACCTTGGCCTCCGGGTCGGCCAGGCCGAGGTGCTTGTCCGGCAACGGGTGCAGGCACTTGGCGGTCAGGGTCCACTTCTTCGACAGCACCGACAGTTCGCCGCGTTTGGAGGTGACGACCTCGCCTTCGACGCCCAGGTGGTCGCCGATGTCGACGGTGTGGCGGAAGTCAGAGTCGCCGACGACCATGACCTGGAGGTCGCCGGTCCAGTCCCTTATGGTCGCGAAGGACAGTTTCCCGTGGTGGCGCAGCAGCATCACCCGTCCGGCGACCGCGACGAAGCGTCCGGTGTTGGCGTCGGGCGGCAGGTCCGGGAAGTCGCGGGCGACCTGGCCGCAGGCCAGGGTCCGTTCGAAGCCCACCGGGTACGGTTCGACCCCGGCGTCGCGCAGTCGGTCCAGTTTGTCCAGCCGGACCCGCATCTGTTCGGGCAGGCGGGTTCTGGGGTCGACGGTCGGGGTGGTGGCTGCTTCGGCGAGTGCCTCGGCCAGGCCGGGCAGCGGTTTGGCGCGGGCCGCCCGTCCGATGGAGACCCGGGAGATGTCGGCCGACAGGAAGCCCTCGGCGACCGCGGCGGCCAGCCCGACCCGGCCCAGTGCCCGGCGTTCGCCGTAACACAGGTAGCGGGGTGCCCAATGGGGACGGTATTTGACGTTGGAGCGGTACAGCGACTCCAGTTGCCACCAGCGGGAGAAGAAGGTCAACAGACGCCGCCACCAGCGCAGGATCGGTCCGGCGCCGATGCGGGCGCCCTCCTCGAAGACGGCGCGGAACATGGCGAAGTTGAGCGAGATCCGGTCCACGCCCAGGCGTCCGGCCTCGCGGCACAGCGAGGTGACCATGAACTCCATCAGGCCGTTGTCGGCGTCGCGTTCCCGGCGCATCAGGTCCAGCGACAGGCCCCGGCGGCCCCAGGGCACGAAGGACAGCATGGCCCGCACCTTGCCGATCCCGTCGATGGCCTCGACCAGCACGTTGTCGGCGTCGTCGGCGTCGCCGAACCGGGACAGCGCCATCGAGAAGCCGCGTTCGGTCTTGGTGTCGCGCCAGTCGTCGGCGCGTTTGATCGCCGCGGCCATCTCCGATGCGGACAGTTCGCCGTGGCGGCGGATCCGGGCGGTGTAGCCCGCCCGTTCGATGCGCGCCACCGCCTGCCGGACCGGGCGCATCTCGCGTCCGTCTAGTGTGTACTCGCGGGGCAGCAGGATCGCCTCGTCGCCGATCTCGCGCACCCGCAGGCCCGCCTGCCGGTACGCGGTGGCGCCCGCCTCGCTGGCGCCCAGCACCGCGGGCACCCAGCCGTGGCCGCGCGCCTGCCGCAGCCAGGCATCGATGGCCTTCGGCCAGTCGGCGGGGTCGCCGATCGGGTCGCCTGAGGCCAGACAGACGCCGGTGACGGTGCGGTAGGTGACCGCCGCGGTCTCGCCGGGCGCGTAGATCACCGCCTTGTCGCGCCGGGTCGCGAAGTAGCCCAGCGAGTCGTCCTCGCCGTGTGCGGCCAGCAGCACCCGCAGCCGCACCTCGTCCCAGGCGTTCATGGCGGCGGCCAGCCGCTGCGACTTGAACAGCGTGAACAGCGCCGCCAGCAGCGCCACCGCGCCGAACGCGCCCAGCAGCAGGTCGATCCAGCCGGGTGCCACGCCGCTGCGGGTCATCTCGAACCGCAGCGCCCCACCGACGACCTTGTCGAAGGTGTACTGGAACCGGTCGCCGTGTGTGACCGTGCCGGGGAACATCGACACCAGGCCCCAGCCGATGAGCACGAACATCGCCATCAGCGCGGCCAGCACCCCGATCGCCTTCCACAGGCTGCCGCGCCCCACCCGGGCCGGGAACTGCGAGCGGCCCACCAGCAGCAGCACCAGCAAGACGATCGCGATGAACGTGGCCAGCACCAGCCGGGGCACCACGTAACCGGGGGTGTCCTCAACGGAAGCGGGGTCGGCGAACACGAACGCGGGTGCCAGGATCACGATCGTGTTCAGCAGCGCCAGCAGCACCAGCGTGAGCGAGAAGTAGCCGACCAGGATCCACCAGGCCAGCCGTTTGCGGCGGGCGACAGCGGCGGCGAAGATCGCCAGGAAGGCCGCATAGGCGAGGTTCGGTGGCGCCGGGATCAGCACCATCTCGACGAACTCGCGCACCTTGACGGTGCGGTCGCGGAACGCGCTGGCGACCGCGGCCAGCGCCACGATCAGGGTCAACAGCGCCATCAGCGTGGCCAGCACCGTGGGTATGCGGGCGCGCCAACCACCCGGCGCGGACTTGTTCACCGTCGTCATCGTCCTGCCCCCGGGCCCGCTCATGCTGCCATCTTCTATGCCCCTCACCGCTAGAACGGTATATATGGCGACATCTCGATCGCCACTGCCCATCGGCCAGTCGCCCCCGTCGACCGGCCAATCCCGGTTGGAGCCGTGGCCGGGAGCGCTGGTCAGTACCGTATCGCCTTCGGACGATCCGGTTCGGGAACGGAGATGATGTGGTCGCGTTCGCCCGCGTCGATCAACTTCAGGTCGAACAGGAGCTTCGCCGCGCGGTCCCACCGCTCACGGGTGAGTT containing:
- a CDS encoding DUF998 domain-containing protein yields the protein MAIALLASGVVYASWLLGGWVNPGLGPVVSYASELAASDQPGSLAFRIGDLVAGAAACVAGLWALRRRPWLGWACVVAFGVFTMLDAGLFNMSCAPSLDPTCATAEVAGKVPLRHQIHTLSSSLAAAAPFVGLIAFAWAWRTVTAWVLSGLMVAATAATMLAVATDHLVGVAQRLQLLIVSAWLVWLALRTWRATSSDPTAARTATANLAPSEQPTAVDTNGARP
- the lysX gene encoding bifunctional lysylphosphatidylglycerol synthetase/lysine--tRNA ligase LysX, whose protein sequence is MTTVNKSAPGGWRARIPTVLATLMALLTLIVALAAVASAFRDRTVKVREFVEMVLIPAPPNLAYAAFLAIFAAAVARRKRLAWWILVGYFSLTLVLLALLNTIVILAPAFVFADPASVEDTPGYVVPRLVLATFIAIVLLVLLLVGRSQFPARVGRGSLWKAIGVLAALMAMFVLIGWGLVSMFPGTVTHGDRFQYTFDKVVGGALRFEMTRSGVAPGWIDLLLGAFGAVALLAALFTLFKSQRLAAAMNAWDEVRLRVLLAAHGEDDSLGYFATRRDKAVIYAPGETAAVTYRTVTGVCLASGDPIGDPADWPKAIDAWLRQARGHGWVPAVLGASEAGATAYRQAGLRVREIGDEAILLPREYTLDGREMRPVRQAVARIERAGYTARIRRHGELSASEMAAAIKRADDWRDTKTERGFSMALSRFGDADDADNVLVEAIDGIGKVRAMLSFVPWGRRGLSLDLMRRERDADNGLMEFMVTSLCREAGRLGVDRISLNFAMFRAVFEEGARIGAGPILRWWRRLLTFFSRWWQLESLYRSNVKYRPHWAPRYLCYGERRALGRVGLAAAVAEGFLSADISRVSIGRAARAKPLPGLAEALAEAATTPTVDPRTRLPEQMRVRLDKLDRLRDAGVEPYPVGFERTLACGQVARDFPDLPPDANTGRFVAVAGRVMLLRHHGKLSFATIRDWTGDLQVMVVGDSDFRHTVDIGDHLGVEGEVVTSKRGELSVLSKKWTLTAKCLHPLPDKHLGLADPEAKVRQRHLDLIVSPQARTDLRARGAVIHSLRTGLHDDGYLEVETPILQAIHGGANARPFVTHINAYDMRLYLRIAPELYLKRLCVGGVEKVFELGRTFRNEGVSFKHNPEFTMLEAYQSYADYNTMRELTMRLVRQAAVAAFDTTVITRDDHEIDLAADWPVIPIHQAISTALGEHIDPGTPRDKLRQLCEAADIPLDPQWDEGAIVLEMYERLVEHATTAPTFYSDFPTSVSPLTRQHRTDPRLAERWDLVAFGTEIGTAYSELIDPVEQRRRLTEQSLLAAGGDPEAMELDEDFLAALEYAMPPTGGLGIGVDRLVMLLTGNGIRQTLPFPLVKPTVDQP